A single genomic interval of Ictalurus furcatus strain D&B chromosome 20, Billie_1.0, whole genome shotgun sequence harbors:
- the meis3 gene encoding homeobox protein Meis3, which produces MEKRYEELVQYPGSEVMPMGGYGEAMRSLPPHHYAHGVPDSLKHYRDQIYGHPLFPLLALVFEKCELATCSPRDSSSLSNASHHPSMTGHSDVCSSESFNEDIAAFAKQIRSEKPIFSSNPELDNLMIQAIQVLRFHLLELEKVHDLCDNFCHRYITCLKGKMPTDLVLEDRESGSKSDMEDFTGSCTSLSEQNQSWLRDTDDCLSTPSGTPSASCGLATHSVDACSDAGDGLDGAVASPSTGEEDETDRDRRNNKKRGIFPKVATNIMRAWLFQHLSHPYPSEEQKKQLSQDTGLTILQVNNWFINARRRIVQPMIDQSNRSGQGAPYSPEGGALGGYGLESQPHLGLRTAGLQGMPSLPADYPGALLPQPGYTHAAPSLHPYPGPHPAMLLHPPPHPHSAEPLIGQGLDIHAH; this is translated from the exons taTGAAGAGCTGGTGCAGTACCCAGGGTCAGAGGTCATGCCCATGGGGGGGTACGGCGAAGCGATGAGGTCGCTACCGCCGCATCACTATGCCCATGGCGTTCCTGACTCTCTCAAACACTACCGTGATCAGATCTACGG CCACCCTCTGTTTCCACTCTTGGCCTTGGTGTTTGAGAAGTGTGAACTGGCCACGTGCTCACCACGTGACTCCAGCTCGCTGTCAAATGCGTCCCATCATCCCAGCATGACGGGTCACAGCGACGTCTGCTCGTCTGAATCGTTCAACGAAGACATCGCGGCCTTCGCCAAACAG atCCGTTCAGAGAAACCCATCTTTTCATCAAATCCAGAACTGGACAATCTG ATGATCCAGGCCATCCAAGTACTACGCTTTCACCTACTAGAGCTAGAAAAG GTTCATGATCTGTGTGATAATTTCTGTCATCGCTACATCACCTGTCTTAAGGGCAAAATGCCCACTGATTTGGTGCTAGAGGATCGCGAGTCCGGGTCCAAATCAGACATGGAGGATTTCACAGGTTCTTGCACAAGTCTTTCAGAGCAG AATCAGTCTTGGTTGCGAGACACAGATGACTGTTTGTCAACGCCGTCAGGCACCCCGAGCGCCTCCTGTGGACTTGCCACACACAGTGTGGACGCTTGCAGCGACGCTG GAGATGGACTGGACGGAGCTGTAGCATCTCCTAGCACAGGAGAAGAGGATGAGACAGACCGAGACCGACGAAACAACAAGAAACGAGGGATCTTTCCCAAAGTGGCAACCAACATCATGAGAGCTTGGCTCTTCCAGCACCTATCA CATCCGTACCCTTCCgaagaacagaaaaaacaacTCTCTCAAGACACAGGACTCACCATCCTTCAGGTCAACAACTG GTTTATAAACGCCCGACGCAGAATAGTCCAGCCCATGATTGACCAGTCAAATCGCTcag GTCAAGGTGCCCCGTACAGCCCAGAGGGAGGCGCGTTAGGAGGTTATGGATTAGAAAGTCAGCCTCACTTAGGCCTTCGGACAGCAG GTCTTCAGGGAATGCCGTCTCTGCCTGCAGACTACCCCGGTGCGCTCTTGCCCCAGCCGGGTTACACCCATGCGGCACCGTCGCTGCACCCATACCCCGGCCCCCACCCTGCCATGCTACTGCACCCACCCCCCCATCCGCACTCCGCCGAGCCTCTAATTGGACAAGGCCTGGACATCCATGCCCACTGA